A window of Tautonia plasticadhaerens contains these coding sequences:
- a CDS encoding DUF1559 family PulG-like putative transporter, whose protein sequence is MSTRRRRPGFTLIELLVVIAIIGVLVGLLLPAVNAAREAGRRTQCLNNQRQLGLAISGFINAKNTFPNSVTWGTTDAQGTEMANFLSNNLARVTPADPTSGLNHDVGPLYSWVVDILPYIEQQSLYNEYNRNRVYYATDTDGGTSNNLTLSSTDIGILTCPNDDTTLANQGNLTYVCNSGFNRAWWTQLGWTADSGGGNTSTTAHMDWSQGDAKKTGLMWPGTLDGGTTNDYKTTIAAVADGLSTTLLITENILAGASVASPFAQGATATGGTPITNWAAAHPNFVAFTASDDVCSGPAGSATCTTVGDLAPFVPTTTTDGKVVDGPGWLRANQLQTFENIGYGRTVLTEGAHPFPNSRHPGVMVVVMCDGSSKVVSETIDGAVFAKILTPGGQSLQPAYKQLPVGQAEITGD, encoded by the coding sequence ATGTCGACCCGTCGCCGCCGTCCCGGCTTCACCCTGATCGAGCTGCTGGTGGTCATCGCGATCATCGGCGTGCTCGTCGGCCTGCTGCTGCCGGCCGTCAACGCCGCCCGAGAGGCCGGCCGGCGCACCCAGTGCCTGAACAACCAGCGTCAGCTCGGCCTGGCGATCAGCGGTTTCATCAACGCCAAGAACACGTTCCCGAACTCCGTCACCTGGGGCACCACCGACGCCCAGGGGACAGAGATGGCGAACTTCCTGAGCAACAACCTCGCACGCGTGACCCCGGCCGACCCGACGTCCGGCCTGAATCACGACGTGGGGCCGCTCTACAGCTGGGTCGTCGACATCCTGCCTTACATTGAGCAGCAGAGTCTCTACAACGAGTACAACCGCAACCGCGTCTACTACGCCACCGATACGGACGGCGGCACGTCGAACAACCTCACCCTCTCCTCGACGGACATCGGGATCCTCACCTGCCCGAACGACGACACGACCCTGGCCAATCAGGGGAACCTGACCTACGTCTGCAACTCGGGGTTCAATCGGGCCTGGTGGACCCAGCTCGGCTGGACCGCGGATAGCGGCGGCGGTAACACCAGCACCACGGCGCACATGGATTGGAGCCAGGGGGATGCCAAGAAGACCGGCCTGATGTGGCCGGGCACCCTGGACGGCGGCACGACCAACGACTACAAGACGACGATCGCCGCCGTCGCCGACGGCCTGAGCACCACGCTGCTGATCACGGAGAACATCCTCGCGGGTGCCTCGGTCGCCAGCCCGTTCGCCCAGGGGGCCACGGCCACGGGCGGGACACCGATCACGAACTGGGCCGCCGCCCACCCCAACTTCGTCGCCTTCACGGCCTCCGACGACGTCTGCTCCGGGCCCGCCGGGTCCGCGACGTGCACGACCGTTGGCGACCTCGCCCCGTTCGTGCCCACGACCACCACCGACGGCAAGGTGGTCGATGGGCCGGGCTGGCTCCGGGCGAACCAGCTCCAGACCTTCGAGAACATCGGCTACGGCCGGACGGTGCTGACCGAGGGCGCCCACCCGTTCCCGAACAGCCGCCATCCCGGCGTGATGGTGGTTGTCATGTGCGACGGCTCGTCCAAGGTCGTCAGCGAGACGATCGACGGCGCGGTCTTCGCCAAGATCCTCACCCCCGGCGGCCAGAGCCTGCAGCCCGCCTACAAGCAGCTCCCGGTCGGCCAGGCCGAGATCACCGGCGACTGA